A window of Oncorhynchus kisutch isolate 150728-3 linkage group LG10, Okis_V2, whole genome shotgun sequence contains these coding sequences:
- the LOC109897579 gene encoding uncharacterized protein LOC109897579, whose protein sequence is MRRKTIAKRIFDLKYEEEEEEDPKYEDFGNTTSHSQPLCHRLQKRRKHTHPVNENVEENPPCNIALQKLKTRIPVSDNPSVERIEEGDFMAEGLGGLQSRSKADLVAMVLSMQREMDSLREQIRCLTACGKLARNLEALIERTEVWSSSTDRRTTSPSMPEILVRSGAMTTSALLASPGVLNGCWAAKLEPLHPHQNGQPPGSHEGGSQINGPPLYQEFITAELLDRCNTGTTAQKLTNDLLRGLYERDCLASHSISGIVNNKRGQPKPALPADEIQAILRAVQHYFPGKTDSEIKGYIRQKLQNEAKRLRKKPHLAVKVEPEAGTEGAETTFYT, encoded by the exons ATGAGAAGGAAAACAATAGCAAAGCGCATTTTCGACCTCAAatatgaagaagaggaggaggaagaccccAAATACGAAGACTTTGGCAACACGACATCGCACAGCCAGCCTCTATGT CACAGACTGCAGAAGAGAAGAAAGCACACACACCCGGTGAATGAGAACGTAGAAGAGAATCCACCATGCAACATCGCTCTCCAGAAGTTGAAAACGAGG ATACCAGTGTCAGACAACCCCAGTGTGGAACGCATCGAGGAGGGTGACTTCATGGCAGAG GGTCTTGGAGGCCTACAGTCACGTTCAAAGGCTGACCTGGTTGCCATGGTGCTGAGCATGCAGCGAGAGATGGACAGCCTGAGGGAGCAAATCAGATGCCTCACAG CGTGTGGAAAGTTGGCACGTAACCTGGAGGCCCTGATCGAGAGGACAGAGGTGTGGTCGAGCAGCACGGACCGGAGAACTACATCTCCCAGCATGCCCGAGATCCTGGTGAGGAGTGGTGCCATGACAACGTCGGCCCTGCTGGCCTCTCCAGGGGTGCTGAACGGGTGCTGGGCGGCCAAACTAGagcccctccacccccaccagaATGGACAACCTCCGGGGTCTCATGAGGGGGGTTCCCAGATCAACGGACCACCTCTCTATCAGGAG TTCATCACTGCGGAGCTGCTTGACCGCTGTAACACGGGGACCACTGCCCAGAAGCTGACCAACGACCTGCTCCGGGGCCTCTATGAGAGGGACTGCCTGGCCTCTCACTCCATCTCCGGCATCGTCAACAACAAGAGGGGCCAACCCAAGCCTGCCCTGCCTGCAGACGAGATCCAGGCAATACTGA GGGCGGTGCAGCACTACTTCCCAGGGAAGACGGACTCGGAGATCAAGGGCTACATCCGCCAGAAGCTGCAGAACGAAGCCAAGCGGCTCCGCAAGAAGCCTCATCTGGCCGTGAAGGTGGAGCCCGAGGCCGGGACTGAGGGGGCAGAGACTACTTTCTACACCTAA